DNA from Syntrophorhabdaceae bacterium:
CTTTCCTTTAAGTCTCATCTCGCCCACTTGCTTCACCGATAACCTTTTTAATCTTCTCAAGATTATCTATAGCAGATAATCTATTTGCATCTTCTATCTCGCTTAAAAGCTCTTCTCGCAGGATTGTATATCCCTTTGGCGCCTCAATACCTATCCTTACCTTTCCTTTTTCTGTATCTATGAGGAATAACCTTATGTTGCCATCCCTGCCTTTTATGATTATGCCTTCATTCTTCTTTCTTGTAAGGACGAGCATTAGCCCTCTTATTGGAGATAGTTAAGGACCGAGAGGTTCTGTATCTTAGCCATACTATAAAGCATTGCCTCATAGGCAGTTGATAGGGCATTAAACTCTGTTACTGCCTGGGCAATATCTACATCCATCATCTGCGACAAAGACCCATCTATGTCAAGGTTTCTTGTATCCTTATATTCTATATAGCTTTGTATCTTGGACACATAGGTGCCTACATGGGAAATGTTTGCCTGTGTTTTACTCAATGCTGCCTCTAAATCATCCAGTGATTTGGCGATCTTTGATTGGTCGTTTGCCTCAAGGCCATCTTTTAGTTTCTTGAGTCCATCAAATATATTATTGTCAGAGATAAAAACTTTATAGCCTGATATACCTGATGCCTCTTTTGTCCCTTTATCAACATATACGGAAGAGACATTCTCAGAACCGTTGAATGTGACAGCATAGTCGCTCTCCAGGGTAAAAGGAACTACACCTGCCTTTTCGCCGCCGAATATGTAACTATTGCCTATTTTGGTATTTCCGATGGTTACGAGTTGCTCTATTATACCCTTTATCTCCTCTGCCGATGATTTTCTTGTTTTGTCATCCATTGTGCTCGATGCCTGAGTTATGGCTATCTCTTTTGCCTTTGTAAGGAGGTCATGGATACTTGTTATGCCTGTATCATAGAAACCACCCAGTGTCTTGAGCCTTTCAAGGTTTCTTATATACTGATTGTTCATATTCTTTTCTGCCTCAAGCCCAATACCAGAGGAGGCAGAGACCGGGTCATCAGAAGGTGTGGTTATCCTCTTTCCTGATGCAATCTTATTCTGGGTAGTATCTATTTGTTGTTTTATCCTTGCAAGGTTTTTATTGAGAATTGCGTATTTTAAACTATCTGTAATCCTCATTATACAGCCCTCAGTATACTCTGGAATAGTTCATCTGCCACTGTGAAAAGCCTTGATGCTGCCTGAAATGCATACTGAAACTTTATGAGATTTGCCATCTCTTCGTCAAGGGAAACACCAGACACGCTCTCTCTCTGTTTCTCCATAATCTGCATGGTATCTTCACTATATTCGAGAAAGTTTTTAGCGCTCTTTGTTAGCTGTCCTATCCTGTTT
Protein-coding regions in this window:
- the flgL gene encoding flagellar hook-associated protein FlgL; this encodes MRITDSLKYAILNKNLARIKQQIDTTQNKIASGKRITTPSDDPVSASSGIGLEAEKNMNNQYIRNLERLKTLGGFYDTGITSIHDLLTKAKEIAITQASSTMDDKTRKSSAEEIKGIIEQLVTIGNTKIGNSYIFGGEKAGVVPFTLESDYAVTFNGSENVSSVYVDKGTKEASGISGYKVFISDNNIFDGLKKLKDGLEANDQSKIAKSLDDLEAALSKTQANISHVGTYVSKIQSYIEYKDTRNLDIDGSLSQMMDVDIAQAVTEFNALSTAYEAMLYSMAKIQNLSVLNYLQ
- a CDS encoding carbon storage regulator — encoded protein: MLVLTRKKNEGIIIKGRDGNIRLFLIDTEKGKVRIGIEAPKGYTILREELLSEIEDANRLSAIDNLEKIKKVIGEASGRDET